In one window of Henckelia pumila isolate YLH828 chromosome 1, ASM3356847v2, whole genome shotgun sequence DNA:
- the LOC140874850 gene encoding folate synthesis bifunctional protein, mitochondrial-like, translating into MNIFKKLMLGNCGVRAAEKTSKATSSRLSRFFHDSSVEVHSEEHEVVIALGSNVGDRLHNFDEALQRMRKSGIHITRHGCLYETKPAYVTDQPHFLNSAVRGMTKLEPHKLLGILKEIERDMGRVNGIRYGPRPIDLDILFYGNRRVNTDTLTIPHERIWERPFVMGPLIDLLGSDVDNDISKSWDLFSGSPGGLFAAWEKLGGESLIGNDGIKRVLPIASKLWNWSSRTSIMGILNVTPDSFSDGGRFLSEASFISQVRLLLSEGADIIDLGAQSTRPMATKLSPEQELDRLMPFLEIIKNLPEMEGKLISVDTFYSQVAAESVSLGAHLINDVSGGNLDSSMHKVVAALKVPYILMHMRGDPSTMQNQENLKYDNVCAEVASELYTRARDAELSGIPAWRMIIDPGIGFSKDTGQNLDILNGLPTIRSEISRRSSSLSRAPMLIGPSRKRFLGEICARPEASQRDSATVAAVTAGILNGANIVRVHNVGDNCDAVMLCDAMLHRRKSP; encoded by the exons ATGAATATTTTCAAGAAGTTGATGTTGGGAAACTGTGGAGTCAGAGCTGCTGAGAAAACATCTAAAG CAACTAGCTCGCGTCTTTCTCGTTTCTTTCATGATAGTTCAGTGGAAGTTCACTCGGAGGAACATGAAGTTGTAATTGCTTTAGGAAGTAATGTGGGTGATAGACTTCATAATTTTGATGAAGCCTTGCAACGGATGAGGAAATCAGGTATACATATCACAAGACATGGTTGCTTATACGAGACGAAACCTGCTTATGTGACGGATCAGCCTCACTTTCTCAATTCCGCTGTTAGAGGAATGACAAAACTCGAGCCGCATAAACTGTTAGGAATTCTGAAGGAAATAGAAAGGGACATGGGCCGTGTTAATGGAATTAGATATGGTCCACGACCAATTGACTTAGATATATTATTTTACGGGAACCGGAGGGTAAACACTGATACTCTTACTATTCCACATGAAAGAATTTGGGAGAGACCTTTTGTGATGGGTCCATTAATTGACCTTTTGGGATCAGATGTAGataatgatattagtaaatCGTGGGATTTGTTTTCAGGTAGTCCTGGTGGTCTTTTTGCCGCGTGGGAGAAACTAGGTGGTGAGTCGCTCATAGGAAATGATGGGATAAAAAGGGTGTTACCTATAGCAAGTAAGTTGTGGAACTGGTCATCAAGAACCTCTATCATGGGTATTCTTAACGTGACTCCTGATAGTTTTAGTGATGGGGGGAGGTTTTTATCAGAAGCATCATTCATTTCTCAAGTTCGTTTATTGCTTTCAGAAGGGGCAGATATCATTGATTTAGGTGCACAATCAACACGACCAATGGCAACTAAGCTATCCCCCGAGCAAGAACTCGATAGACTGATGCCTTTCTTGGAAATCATCAAGAACTTGCCGGAGATGGAAGGAAAGCTCATTTCTGTCGACACCTTTTATTCACAGGTTGCTGCGGAATCTGTGAGCCTGGGCGCTCACCTTATTAATGATGTATCAGGAGGAAATTTAGACTCAAGCATGCATAAAGTCGTTGCAGCACTCAAAGTCCCATATATTTTAATGCACATGAGAGGCGACCCATCTACTATGCAGAATCAGGAGAACTTGAAATATGACAACGTTTGTGCAGAAGTTGCATCTGAGTTATACACACGTGCCAGAGATGCCGAGTTATCTGGTATCCCAGCTTGGAGGATGATTATAGATCCTGGGATCGGATTCTCAAAAGACACAGGACAAAATCTTGATATTCTTAATGGCTTGCCAACAATTCGATCTGAGATTTCTCGGCGGAGCTCGTCATTGTCTCGTGCTCCTATGTTGATAGGGCCTTCGAGGAAGAGATTCTTAGGTGAAATATGTGCTCGACCCGAAGCATCGCAAAGAGATTCAGCAACTGTTGCGGCCGTCACTGCTGGGATTCTGAATGGTGCAAATATCGTGAGAGTACACAATGTTGGAGATAACTGTGATGCTGTCATGCTCTGTGATGCAATGCTGCATAGAAGAAAATCTCCATGA